A genomic segment from Marmota flaviventris isolate mMarFla1 chromosome 7, mMarFla1.hap1, whole genome shotgun sequence encodes:
- the Tmem184c gene encoding transmembrane protein 184C: MRVNKTTTEQGSVLKSPLSFFSSLRGSGLCENMPCTCTWRNWRQWIRPLAVVIYLVSIVVAVPLCVWELQKLEVGIHTKAWFIAGIFLLLTIPISLWVILQHLVHYTQPELQKPIIRILWMVPIYSLDSWIALKYPSIAIYVDTCRECYEAYVIYNFMGFLTNYLTNRYPNLVLILEAKDQQKHFPPLCCCPPWPMGEVLLFRCKLGVLQYTVVRPFTTIVALICELLGIYDEGNFSFSNAWTYLVIINNMSQLFAMYCLLLFYKVLKEELSPIQPVGKFLCVKLVVFVSFWQAVVIALLVKVGVISEKHTWEWQTVEAVATGLQDFIICIEMFLAAIAHHYTFSYKPYVQEAEEGSCFDSFLAMWDVSDIRDDISEQVRHVGRTVRGHPRKKFFPEDQDQNEHTSLLSSSSQDAISVASSMPPSPMGHYQGFGHTVTPQTTPTTAKINEEILKDATEEKKEALDKSVHS, encoded by the exons ATGCGAGTTAACAAAACAACCACAGAACAGGGCTCCGTATTAAAATCTCCTTTGAGCTTTTTTTCCTCGCTACGCGGATCTGGTTTATGCGAAAACATGCCTTGCACGTGTACCTGGAGGAACTGGAGACAGTGGATTCGACCTTTAGCTGTGGTCATCTACCTGGTGTCCATAGTCGTTGCGGTTCCCCTATGCGTGTGGGAATTACAGAAACTGGAG GTTGGAATACACACCAAGGCTTGGTTTATTGCTGGAATCTTTTTGCTGTTGACCATACCTATATCGCTGTGGGTGATACTGCAACACCTAGTGCATTATACACAACCTGAACTACAAAAACCAATAATAAG GATTCTTTGGATGGTACCCATATACAGTTTAGATAGT TGGATAGCTTTAAAATATCCCAGCATTGCAATATATGTGGATACCTGCAGAGAATGCTATGAAGCTTATGTCATTTACAACTTTATGGGATTCCTTACTAATTATTTAACTAACCGATATCCAAATCTGGTATTAATCCTTGAAGCCAAAGATCAGCAGAAACATTTTCCACCTTTATGTTGCTGTCCACCATGGCCTATGGGAGA agtatTGCTATTTAGGTGCAAACTGGGTGTACTGCAGTACACAGTTGTCAGGCCATTCACCACCATCGTTGCTTT AATCTGTGAGCTGCTTGGTATATATGATGAAGGAAACTTCAGCTTTTCAAATGCATGGACTTATTTGGTTATAATAAATAACATGTCACAATTG TTTGCCATGTATTGTCTCCTGCTGTTTTATAAAGTACTAAAGGAAGAACTGAGTCCTATCCAACCTGTTGGCAAATTTCTTTGTGTAAAGCtggtggtttttgtttctttttg GCAAGCAGTAGTTATTGCTTTGTTGGTAAAAGTTGGCGTTATTTCTGAAAAGCATACATGGGAATGGCAAACTGTAGAAGCCGTGGCCACAGGACTCCAG GACTTTATTATCTGTATTGAGATGTTCCTTGCTGCTATTGCTCATCACTACACATTCTCATATAAACCATATGTCCAAGAAGCAGAAGAGGGCTcatgctttgattcctttctgGCCATGTGGGATGTTTCAGATATCAGAGATGACATTTCTGAACAAGTGAGACATGTTG GACGGACAGTCAGGGGACATCCTAGGAAAAAATTTTTTCCTGAGGATCAAGATCAAAATGAACACACAAGcttgttatcatcatcatcacaagaTGCAATTTCTGTTGCCTCTTCTATGCCACCTTCACCCATGGGTCACTACCAAGGGTTTGGACACACTGTGACTCCACAGACTACACCTACTACAGCTAAGATAAATGAGGAAATACTTAAAGATgctacagaagagaaaaaagaggctTTAGATAAATCCGTGCACTCCTGA